In one window of Triticum dicoccoides isolate Atlit2015 ecotype Zavitan unplaced genomic scaffold, WEW_v2.0 scaffold109180, whole genome shotgun sequence DNA:
- the LOC119342914 gene encoding uncharacterized protein LOC119342914, which translates to MPRNQIGDTVPGEVVPPPNQVGNRRVGPVSGAAVPPKQVRDRTPVSAPPPSKQRKDQTVRPVSVGAVLPTQVGGRTPVSVPPSLPSQDRNRRVSTVSGGEVPLKQAGNRSPSSTQLSPKQRRDQTVGSVSGREPSLQMHATQQGRPASSSKSRSCSALRGNTSLHARKPSAAATKTGVQAKPKKTKELEEADNEIRKLNNLGLGDDISNEQYRVYLNQLPRKPDVDVCTKLDAVQLKELNVRHALYRNKYYQLSQHVPEDKLCYDKLKEDYPPGHRPVGQGSFKCSEEDGELDWSFHPDYCKLAGLEDYQRLVPRNYGGFEYVNWDEYHKDCHSYEIEQEYVKFCEELSKKLKCIEAYVLNKPPSLMWGKFLTRGSYQAIKIATDFSKIYDGLAFSGFYEWLDSMGFDVCCYNEFDGLYYEIWQRYNMEKKFRDALYEVYELNMFPLRQERMRRALENDTFCSDLEEELASMK; encoded by the exons ATGCCGCGGAATCAGATCGGCGACACGGTCCCCGGTGAAGTGGTGCCGCCGCCGAACCAAGTAGGGAATCGGAGGGTCGGCCCGGTCTCCGGTGCCGCGGTGCCGCCTAAGCAAGTCAGGGATCGAACGCCCGTGTCGGCCCCTCCGCCGTCGAAGCAACGCAAGGATCAGACGGTCCGCccggtctccgttggagcggtgctgCCGACGCAAGTCGGGGGTCGGACGCCCGTGTCAGTCCCTCCGTCGTTGCCCAGCCAGGATCGAAATCGGAGGGTCAGCACCGTCTCCGGTGGAGAGGTGCCGCTGAAGCAGGCTGGGAATCGGTCGCCGTCGTCGACCCAGCTGTCGCCGAAGCAACGCCGGGATCAGACGGTCGGCTCGGTGTCCGGCAGAGAACCCTCGCTGCAGATGCACGCTACACAACAAGGCAGACCGGCCAGTTCCTCGAAATCTAGGTCATGTTCGGCTCTCCGCGGTAACACCAGTTTGCATGCTCGTAAGCCATCCGCTGCTGCAACCAAAACTGGTGTACAAGCGAAGCCAAAGAAGACCAAAGAGCTGGAAGAAGCTGATAACGAAATCAGAAAACTGAACAACTTGGGCTTGGGAGACGATATCAGCAACGAACAGTATCGTGTTTATCTCAACCAGCTGCCTCGCAAGCCTGATGTCGACGTCTGCACCAAGCTGGATGCTGTGCAGCTCAAGGAGCTCAATGTGCGCCATGCATTGTATCGCAACAAGTATTATCAG CTGTCACAACACGTGCCTGAGGATAAGCTTTGCTATGATAAACTGAAGGAGGACTACCCACCTGGCCATCGTCCTGTGGGGCAGGGATCTTTTAAGTGCTCTGAGGAAGATGGCGAATTAGATTGGTCTTTCCACCCTGACTACTGCAAACTTGCTGGCCTGGAGGACTACCAACGGCTGGTCCCTCGAAATTAT GGTGGTTTTGAGTATGTCAATTGGGATGAGTACCACAAGGATTGTCATAGCTATGAAATAGAACAAGAATATGTCAAATTTTGTGAAGAATTGTCCAAGAAACTTAAG TGCATTGAAGCTTATGTGTTAAATAAGCCTCCATCTCTTATG TGGGGAAAATTTTTGACCAGAGGATCTTACCAAGCAATCAAGATCGCTACTGACTTCTCGAAGATATACGATGGCTTAGCCTTTTCTGGCTTCTAC GAATGGTTAGATAGCATGGGTTTTGATGTGTGTTGCTACAACGAGTTTGATGGTCTCTATTACGAGATTTGGCAAAGGTACAACATGGAG AAGAAATTCAGAGATGCTCTGTATGAAGTCTATGAACTTAACATGTTTCCATTACGCCAAGAAAGAATGAGACGTGCATTGGAGAATGACACATTCTGCTCCGACTTGGAAGAAGAG CTTGCCTCGATGAAGTAA
- the LOC119342913 gene encoding uncharacterized protein LOC119342913, whose protein sequence is MEDTTNEVVHTLEYQLLHACHYEETMMAESFLKMPSGPNFDHVQWNFPRLVMDLKDPDDLHCLTLMKTCAHKNILQLKTVNVEGAHLVVWTEPYTGRLIDLLRKMKSNLGNPICPPPWVVPSDVLQIIVDQVLDGMGQLRLDGKYHGNFSLENTYYHMESGKPIVKLANFRVKKEAKLRQCQLEDVWDIARALDEICVIAEECTRTGRVPLDCYLVADLSKKLKEVSLGDLVTVMKDIKKHSFFWGSYQRKRFFVCDLPFALRSSDFKKDVEASSTLCTIPWDTDPYSGLLQDMNQYRALHKKHAYDGSKKTGFCSFCSGLYSHEFELPVVQNRRVCVDKVLQQRHRKACFEMVGMMPDRETKYMLSKKEAA, encoded by the exons ATGGAAGACACGACCAACGAG GTGGTCCATACGCTTGAATATCAGCTATTGCACGCTTGCCATTATGAAGAGACAATGATGGCTGAGAGCTTCTTGAAGATGCCCTCAGGCCCAAATTTTGATCATGTACAATGGAACTTTCCCAGATTGGTCATGGATCTCAAGGATCCAGATGATCTGCATTGCCTAACACTCATGAAAACCTGTGCTCATAAGAACATCTTGCAACTGAAGACGGTTAATGTAGAGGGTGCTCATCTTGTAGTTTGGACCGAGCCATACACAGGCAGGTTGATTGATTTACTCAGGAAAATGAAATCAAATCTTGGCAATCCCATATGTCCTCCTCCATGGGTGGTTCCTTCAGATGTACTGCAAATAATTGTGGA ccaagtacttgatggcatgggacAATTGAGACTCGATGGCAAGTACCATGGAAACTTTTCACTCGAAAACACGTATTATCACATGGAATCAGGGAAGCCAATAGTCAAGCTTGCCAATTTTAGAGTGAAAAAAG AAGCAAAATTGCGGCAATGCCAGTTAGAAGATGTTTGGGATATTGCTCGTGCTCTTGATGAGATTTGCGTTATCGCTGAAGAGTGTACTAGGACAGGACGGGTACCTTTGGACTGTTATCTTGTTGCTGATCTTTCAAAGAAGCTGAAAGAAGTTTCATT AGGGGACTTGGTTACTGTTATGAAAGACATCAAGAAACATAGCTTCTTTTGGGGCTCCTATCAGAGGAAAAGGTTTTTCGTATGTGATCTGCCTTTCGCCTTAAGGAGCTCAGATTTCAAGAAGGATGTTGAAGCTTCGTCAACTCTCTGTACTATACCATGGGATACTGATCCATATTCTGGGCTCCTTCAAGACATGAATCAGTACCGCGCACTCCATAAGAAGCATGCATACGATGGATCTAAGAAGACGGGATTTTGTTCGTTCTGCAGCGGGTTATACAGCCATGAGTTTGAGCTTCCTGTCGTTCAG AATAGACGTGTTTGCGTTGACAAGGTCCTTCAACAAAGACATAGAAAAGCCTGTTTTGAGATGGTGGGTATGATGCCCGACAGAGAGAC cAAGTATATGCTATCCAAAAAAGAGGCTGCATGA